A region of the Oscillospiraceae bacterium genome:
AAAATTGTTTTATCAGCTGACCGCGAAAGTCGTAAGCGGGAAGGTGCTGCTCTCGTTTTGGCAGTCGACGCCGGTCTATCATGAAAAATCCATGCCGCCGGAGACGGTTTTTGAAATCTATCGAAAGCCGGAGTCGGAGTTTGCCTTCGGGCAGGATTATACGGAGTATTTCGATTCTTCGCAAGTCGGACAGGCCGAAATCATCTATCGGGGCACGCTGGAACTCTGTTATGACCGGCGTTATTTTTATACCGACGACAACGTTCAGGTCGGCATGACTTACAGCTACTGGGTGTCTGTGTCCGGGGACGCCGAACACGCGCCGTTCGGGCCTTGTTACGTCAAAGTGCGGGACGAGGCCGTCTGGTGGCCGTATGAGAAAATTAACAACACCATTGAACAACTGTCGGCGGAGTTCGGCGGGCTTGTCACGGTGAAACAATACGGGTTTACCACGATGAAAAAGCCGCTCAAGGGCCTGATCGCGGGGAACAGTAAAAACCCGGTCGCTTTGGTCGGAACCATTCACGCCGGGGAATCGGGGCCGGAACTCATTCTGCCCGCGCTCCGCAAATTGCTCGAAAACGACGCCGAGTTACTGCGCAAAGTCGGCATTGCAGCGCTGCCCACGGTCAACGCCGACAGCAGAGAGCGTTTGGTTTGGGGCGAGCCGCAGTATATCCGCACCAACCCCTGCGGCGTGGATATCAACCGCAACTTCGACGCGGACTGGGACACGGTGGACTACACCTACGGCTACGACACCTCCGAATACGGCGGGCAGACCTACCGTGGGCCGTTCCCGAATTCCGAAGAGGAGACCAAAGCGGTCATTCGGTTTATCGAGGAGGTCAAACCCCGCGCAGTGCTGTCGTTTCACTGTCTTGCCGGCATCTGCGACGATTCGTTTTTGACCGCTTCCTCGGCAAAAGAAGACGATACATACCGGCAATTGTGCCAAAAGGTGATCGATTTATTTAAAACGGGATTTCGCAACAAGCCATGCGCCGCTGATTTGAGATATCTCTGCACCGACGGGAGTTTTCCGGCTTATGTCTACCGCAAATACGGCATCCCCTG
Encoded here:
- a CDS encoding M14 family metallopeptidase, with translation MPRKLFYQLTAKVVSGKVLLSFWQSTPVYHEKSMPPETVFEIYRKPESEFAFGQDYTEYFDSSQVGQAEIIYRGTLELCYDRRYFYTDDNVQVGMTYSYWVSVSGDAEHAPFGPCYVKVRDEAVWWPYEKINNTIEQLSAEFGGLVTVKQYGFTTMKKPLKGLIAGNSKNPVALVGTIHAGESGPELILPALRKLLENDAELLRKVGIAALPTVNADSRERLVWGEPQYIRTNPCGVDINRNFDADWDTVDYTYGYDTSEYGGQTYRGPFPNSEEETKAVIRFIEEVKPRAVLSFHCLAGICDDSFLTASSAKEDDTYRQLCQKVIDLFKTGFRNKPCAADLRYLCTDGSFPAYVYRKYGIPCFDLEFSGDEEGRCCLTDRTTKEVIELYQQRHYQGLRNLLKGLAE